A window of Macrotis lagotis isolate mMagLag1 chromosome X, bilby.v1.9.chrom.fasta, whole genome shotgun sequence contains these coding sequences:
- the LOC141497193 gene encoding zinc finger protein 569-like gives MMICGGNLESQHISDLHRHLLKIHLLSDLRKKKLHITFSLSPAHIHLPSQVDHKPSPRFPRGLVTFKDVAVDFTWEEWSLLDPPQKQLHKEVMLENVQNLISVGLLGLRQDVISYFEQKEVPWMLEQEGLRSHCPGN, from the exons ATGATGAtttgtggaggaaatctggagagccAGCACATTTCTGACCTACACCGCCATCTTCTCAAGATTCACCTTCTGTCAGATCTGAGGAAGAAGAAGCTCCACAtcaccttctctctttctcctgcaCACATCCACCTCCCATCTCAGGTGGACCACAAACCTTCTCCCAGATTCCCCAGG GGTTtggtgacattcaaggatgtggctgtggacttcaCCTGGGAGGAGTGGAGCCTCTTGGACCCTCCTCAGAAGCAGTTGCATAAGGAGGTCATGCTGGAGAATGTGCAGAACCTTATCTCTGTGG GGCTTCTAGGCCTCCGACAAGATGTGATCTCTTATTTTGAGCAAAAGGAAGTTCCATGGATGCTGGAGCAGGAAGGCCTGAGGAGTCACTGTCCAG